A region of Colletotrichum higginsianum IMI 349063 chromosome 10, whole genome shotgun sequence DNA encodes the following proteins:
- a CDS encoding Infection structure specific protein — MYTKTALVAAALAGSAAAVIDIRPERVRRDVLPSQTGDLLGDPCLNALATVYANAPTPPPKILSYEVTAPLPTNPCSLSIPAEISADYASYTSAILSWVDANSASIKSAVSVCSTLTDLAIDIPICTVTGAAASEATSSGSSSPKTTAEGGGDDDYEPKPTGKAETASASASPSAPASATGPAAAGNGTNPRPSPSQVIANAGPRETGMVAAVVAAAGFIAVAAFL, encoded by the coding sequence ATGTACACCAAgaccgccctcgtcgccgcggcgctcgccggctcggccgccgccgtcatcgacatcAGACCGGAGCGCGTCCGCCGCGACGTGCTCCCCAGCCAGACGGGCGACCTCCTGGGCGACCCGTGCCTCAACGCCCTCGCGACCGTCTACGCCAacgcgccgacgccgccgcccaagatCCTCTCGTACGAGGTGACGGCCCCGCTGCCGACGAACCCGTGCAGCCTCAGCATCCCGGCCGAGATCAGCGCCGACTACGCCAGCTACACGTCCGCCATCCTCAGCTGGGTCGACGCCAACTCGGCCTCCATCAAGTCGGCCGTGTCCGTGTGCTCGACCCTGACCGACCTCGCCATCGACATCCCCATCTGCACCGTCACCGGGGCTGCTGCCTCCGAGGCCACGTCGTCCGGCTCTTCGTCCCccaagacgacggcggagggcggcggcgacgacgactatGAGCCCAAGCCGACCGGaaaggccgagacggcgtccGCTTCCGCTTCCCCTTCCGCTCCTGCTTCCGCCACCGGCCCCGCTGCGGCTGGTAACGGCACCAACCCGCGGCCCAGCCCCTCGCAGGTCATTGCTAACGCCGGACCCCGTGAGACGGGCATGGTGGCCGCTGtcgttgctgccgccggcttcATTGCCGTTGCTGCCTTTTTGTAA
- a CDS encoding glycosyl hydrolase family 28, which yields MRVVSSLLAGLVAAAAGALAFSPEIPAGVPRNVQEFRDKHPFEKRAPDCHRKTFTLRASEDDLDDVSDEFLEGLKKANGGGTLYLPANQTFIIGKPLDLTWLNDVHVHWEGEIKFTNDTPYWQANAFRHPFQNSIMFWKWGGKDVKLYGEGVLNGNGQRWWNEFAGLEILDPTNAYLRPILFYAENATGLAIEGIHFKDSPCWTTFIVTSKDISFTDVIVTAETNNHTAEPKNTDFFDSLNVEDVRVKRAWVNIGDDCFSPKSNATNIHVDTMYCNGTHGQSIGSLGQYAGEKSFVQDVVIENVWMLNGQHGARLKTWAGPNIGYGFIDNVTFRNFWQANNEYTAFIDSCYFNINASTCAAYPSRMNISNILFENFSGYTSGKYGRAVAKLTCSTNPSAVCDNIQFRNFNITTPCGGEPVILCDGVKGGIGMPCIPSNSTEAKAALAAKCTAPLAVATPWKVRPFDE from the exons ATGAGAGTCGTCTCGTCCCTCCTCGCTGGCCtggtggccgccgccgccggcgccctcgccttctcgcCCGAGATCCCGGCCGGCGTGCCGCGCAACGTCCAGGAGTTCCGCGACAAGCACCCCTTTGAGAAGCGCGCCCCGGACTGCCACCGCAAGACCTTTACGCTCCGCGCCTccgaggacgacctcgacgacgtctcggacgagttcctcgagggcctcaagaaggccaacggcggcggcaccctcTACCTCCCGGCCAACCAGAccttcatcatcggcaaGCCGCTCGACCTGACGTGGCTCAACGACGTCCACGTCCACTGGGAGGGCGAGATCAAGTTCACCAACGACACCCCCTACTGGCAGGCCAACGCCTTCCGCCACCCCTTCCAGAACTCCATCATGTTCTGGAAGTGGGGTGGCAAGGACGTCAAGCTgtacggcgagggcgtcctcaacggcaacggccagCGCTGGTGGAACGAGTTTGCCGGTCTCGA GATCCTGGACCCGACGAACGCCTACCTCCGCCCCATCCTGTTCTATGCGGAGAACGCAACCGGCCTGGCCATCGAGGGCATTCACTTTAAGGATTCGCCATGCTGGACCACCTTTATCGTCACTT ccaAGGACATCTCCTTCACCGATGTCATCGTCACGGCCGAGACCAACAACCACACGGCCGAGCCCAAGAACACCGACTTCTTCGACTCGCtcaacgtcgaggacgtccgCGTCAAGCGCGCGTGGGTCAACATCGGCGACGACTGCTTCTCGCCCAAGTCCAACGCGACCAACATCCACGTCGACACCATGTACTGCAACGGCACCCACGGGCAGTCCATCGGGTCCCTCGGCCAGTACGCCGGCGAGAAGAGCTTCGTGCaggacgtcgtcatcgagaACGTCTGGATGCTCAAcggccagcacggcgccCGCCTCAAGACCTGGGCCGGCCCCAACATCGGCTACGGCTTCATCGACAACGTCACCTTCCGCAACTTCTGGCAGGCCAACAACGAGTACACGGCCTTCATCGACTCGTGCTACTTCAACATCAACGCCTCCACCTGCGCCGCCTACCCCTCGCGCATGAACATCAGCAACATCCTCTTTGAGAACTTCTCCGGCTACACGAGCGGCAAGTacggccgcgccgtcgccaagctgACGTGCTCGACCAACCCGAGCGCCGTCTGCGACAACATCCAGTTCCGCAacttcaacatcaccaccccctgcggcggcgagcccGTCATCCTCTgcgacggcgtcaagggcggcatcggcatgCCCTGCATCCCCTCCAACAgcaccgaggccaaggccgcgcTGGCGGCCAAGTGcacggcgccgttggccgtGGCCACACCTTGGAAGGTCAGGCCGTTTGATGAGTAG